The Hyphomicrobiales bacterium genome has a window encoding:
- the phnG gene encoding Alpha-D-ribose 1-methylphosphonate 5-triphosphate synthase subunit PhnG, producing MATLARASRSEIETLLGDPPDHDLLKAPETGTVMVEGRAGGAGRRFNLGEATVTRCVVRLSNGRMGFSYALGRDGRKARLAALLDARLQEEAEGSGLHQGIATLAAQQAAARDLASRKAAATKVDFFTLVRGS from the coding sequence ATGGCGACGCTGGCGCGCGCCTCCCGCAGCGAGATCGAAACCCTGCTCGGCGATCCGCCGGACCATGACCTGCTCAAGGCGCCGGAGACCGGCACCGTCATGGTCGAGGGCCGCGCGGGCGGCGCCGGCCGCCGCTTCAATCTCGGCGAAGCCACCGTGACGCGCTGCGTCGTGCGCTTGTCCAATGGGCGGATGGGCTTCTCCTATGCGCTCGGCCGCGACGGCCGGAAGGCACGGCTCGCCGCCCTGCTCGACGCCCGCCTCCAGGAAGAAGCTGAAGGCAGCGGATTGCATCAGGGCATCGCTACCCTCGCGGCGCAGCAGGCGGCGGCCCGCGATCTCGCCTCGCGCAAGGCGGCCGCGACCAAGGTCGATTTCTTCACGCTGGTCAGGGGTTCGTAA
- the phnK gene encoding carbon-phosphorus lyase subunit PhnK — protein MTLHVAAAELALEPAPLLSVDGVSRFYGERIGCADVSFDLWPSEVLGIVGESGSGKSTLLRCLAGIDKPDEGEVLFRGGTEPLDIYSVSEQERRRLMRTAWGIVHQNPRDGLRMDVTAGGNVGERLMDRGDRHYGQIRERALDWLQRVEIAGARIDDRPRQFSGGMQQRLQIARVLVSEPRLVFMDEPTGGLDVSVQARLLDLLRVLVRDLGLAAIIVTHDLAVARLLTDRLMVMKDGRVVEQGLTDQVLDDPHHAYTQLLTSAVLSV, from the coding sequence ATGACCCTGCATGTCGCAGCGGCCGAGCTCGCGCTCGAACCCGCCCCCCTGCTCTCCGTCGACGGCGTCAGCCGCTTCTATGGCGAGCGCATCGGCTGCGCCGATGTCTCCTTCGACCTCTGGCCGAGCGAGGTGCTCGGCATCGTCGGCGAATCCGGCTCGGGCAAGTCGACCCTGCTGCGCTGCCTCGCCGGCATCGACAAGCCCGACGAGGGCGAGGTGCTGTTCCGTGGCGGCACGGAGCCGCTCGACATCTACTCGGTCTCCGAGCAGGAGCGCCGCCGCCTGATGCGCACGGCCTGGGGCATCGTCCACCAGAACCCGCGCGACGGGCTGCGCATGGATGTCACCGCCGGCGGCAATGTCGGCGAGCGGCTGATGGATCGCGGCGACCGGCATTACGGCCAGATCCGCGAGCGCGCGCTCGACTGGCTCCAGCGCGTCGAGATCGCCGGCGCCCGCATCGACGACCGGCCTCGCCAGTTCTCCGGAGGCATGCAGCAGCGCCTGCAGATCGCCCGCGTGCTGGTCTCGGAGCCGCGCCTCGTCTTCATGGACGAGCCGACCGGCGGCCTCGACGTTTCCGTGCAGGCCCGCCTGCTCGACCTCCTGCGCGTGCTGGTGCGCGATCTCGGCCTCGCGGCGATCATCGTCACCCACGACCTCGCCGTGGCGCGCCTCCTGACCGACCGCCTGATGGTGATGAAGGACGGCCGCGTCGTCGAGCAGGGCCTGACCGACCAGGTGCTGGACGATCCGCACCACGCCTATACGCAGCTTCTCACCTCGGCGGTGCTGAGTGTGTGA
- the phnE gene encoding Phosphonate transport system permease protein PhnE yields the protein MTLAIDHNDPAIRARAETYRQAATAKRRQTLIGIAVFIACVLLSARGAEVDLAKFFENIGRFPKYIYETLPTLRLASLGSDLAEWYWGLKGWLKLLWQTVLIAYVGTILGAAGAFLFCFAAAANLGRASWLRFTVRRFLEFCRTVPEIVFALIFVIAFGLGPLPGVLAIAIHTMGALGKLFSEVVENIDLKPVDGVTASGGSWWQIVRFAVVPQVLSNFASYALLRFEINVRGASIMGFVGAGGIGQDLIEAIRKFYFTDVSAILLLIIVTVMLIDYGTERLRHALLSLEHGR from the coding sequence ATGACCCTCGCGATCGACCACAACGACCCGGCCATCCGGGCCCGTGCCGAGACCTATCGGCAGGCCGCAACCGCCAAGCGCCGGCAGACCCTGATCGGCATCGCCGTCTTCATCGCCTGCGTGCTGCTCTCGGCACGAGGCGCCGAGGTCGATCTCGCCAAGTTCTTCGAGAACATCGGCCGCTTCCCGAAATATATCTACGAGACGCTGCCGACGCTCAGGCTCGCCAGTCTCGGCTCCGACCTTGCCGAATGGTACTGGGGCCTGAAGGGCTGGCTGAAGCTGCTCTGGCAGACCGTGCTGATCGCCTATGTCGGCACCATCCTCGGCGCTGCCGGCGCCTTCCTCTTCTGCTTCGCCGCGGCCGCCAATCTCGGCCGCGCCTCCTGGCTACGCTTCACGGTGCGCCGCTTCCTCGAATTCTGCCGCACGGTCCCCGAGATCGTCTTCGCGCTGATCTTCGTCATCGCGTTTGGGCTGGGGCCCCTGCCCGGCGTGCTCGCCATCGCGATCCACACCATGGGCGCGCTCGGCAAACTCTTCTCCGAGGTGGTCGAGAACATCGACCTGAAGCCGGTCGACGGCGTCACCGCCTCCGGCGGCAGCTGGTGGCAGATCGTCCGCTTCGCCGTGGTGCCGCAGGTGCTCTCCAATTTCGCGAGCTATGCGCTGCTGCGCTTCGAGATCAATGTCCGCGGTGCCTCGATCATGGGCTTCGTCGGCGCCGGCGGCATCGGCCAGGATCTGATCGAAGCGATCCGCAAATTCTACTTCACCGATGTCAGCGCCATCCTGCTGCTGATCATCGTGACGGTGATGCTGATCGACTACGGCACCGAGCGGCTGCGCCACGCCCTTCTCAGCCTGGAGCACGGCCGATGA
- a CDS encoding Transcriptional regulator PhnF, with product MTDTALAERDGGTAWRRIADELAGAIGRGEYKLGDTLPASVALAERYGVHRHTVRQAFRHLADQGLVTVARGRGTQVTAPRLPYPIGRRVSMRTNMGKLGITGTSRMLTAEVVVGEAAACMALKLKIGTPLWCVRGVSLADGVPMGTGTHWLAVERFPDFDKAYRAAAGSITAAFKIYGIADYVRLSTRLTARLADEREAELLDIEPLAPVMVSQAVDALPDLTPVHLVSSVFAGERMEMVIDLATAG from the coding sequence ATGACGGATACGGCACTGGCGGAGCGCGACGGGGGAACGGCCTGGCGACGCATCGCCGATGAACTGGCGGGTGCGATCGGGCGCGGCGAGTACAAGCTCGGCGACACGCTGCCGGCCTCGGTCGCGCTGGCGGAGCGCTACGGTGTGCATCGCCATACGGTGCGGCAGGCCTTTCGCCATCTCGCCGATCAGGGGCTGGTGACGGTCGCGCGCGGGCGCGGCACACAGGTGACGGCGCCGCGTTTGCCCTATCCGATCGGACGGCGTGTCAGCATGCGCACCAATATGGGCAAGCTCGGTATCACCGGCACGAGCCGCATGCTAACGGCGGAGGTTGTCGTGGGCGAGGCGGCGGCCTGCATGGCGCTCAAGCTGAAGATCGGGACGCCGCTCTGGTGCGTGCGCGGTGTGAGCCTGGCCGACGGTGTGCCGATGGGCACCGGCACGCATTGGCTCGCGGTCGAGCGCTTCCCGGATTTCGACAAGGCTTATCGCGCGGCTGCCGGTTCGATCACGGCCGCCTTCAAGATCTATGGCATCGCGGATTATGTGCGCCTGTCGACGCGATTGACGGCGCGGCTCGCCGATGAGCGCGAGGCGGAATTGCTCGATATCGAGCCGCTGGCTCCGGTCATGGTCTCGCAGGCGGTCGATGCGTTGCCGGACCTGACACCGGTCCATCTCGTCAGCAGCGTCTTTGCCGGCGAGCGCATGGAGATGGTGATCGACCTCGCTACCGCGGGCTGA
- the phnC gene encoding phosphonate/phosphate ABC transporter ATP binding subunit → MLRIEALTKRFGDKNAVDNVSLSIPKGEMVGVIGRSGAGKSTLLRMLNRLAEPSSGRIVCEEHDVTALKGASLRRWRRDTAMIFQQFNLVGRLDVLTNVLLGRLNHRSAALTLVKSFSEDDKIRAIAALERLDMGHLLAQRAETLSGGQQQRVAIARALVQEPRIILADEPIASLDPRNTQVVMDALFRINREDGITVMCNLHDLDIAAKYCDRLIGMAAGKVVFDDAPQALTREVAAELYGIEAKDAGAEALDALDAIAASEAKRAREKTA, encoded by the coding sequence ATGCTGCGCATCGAAGCCCTGACCAAGCGCTTTGGCGACAAGAACGCTGTCGACAATGTCTCGCTGTCGATCCCGAAGGGGGAGATGGTGGGCGTGATCGGCCGCTCCGGCGCCGGCAAGTCGACGCTGCTGCGCATGTTGAACCGGCTGGCGGAACCGAGCTCCGGCCGGATCGTCTGCGAGGAGCATGACGTCACGGCTTTGAAAGGCGCCTCGCTCAGGCGCTGGCGCCGCGACACGGCGATGATCTTCCAGCAGTTCAACCTCGTCGGCCGCCTCGACGTGCTGACCAATGTCCTGCTCGGCCGGCTGAACCACCGCTCCGCCGCGCTCACCCTGGTCAAAAGCTTCTCGGAAGACGACAAGATCCGCGCCATCGCGGCACTGGAGCGTCTCGATATGGGACATCTCCTGGCGCAGCGCGCCGAGACCCTTTCCGGCGGCCAGCAGCAGCGCGTCGCGATCGCCCGCGCGCTCGTCCAGGAGCCGCGCATCATCCTCGCCGACGAGCCGATCGCGTCGCTCGACCCGCGCAACACCCAGGTCGTGATGGACGCGCTGTTCCGCATCAATCGCGAGGACGGCATCACCGTGATGTGCAACCTGCACGACCTCGACATCGCCGCGAAATACTGCGACCGCCTGATCGGCATGGCGGCCGGCAAGGTCGTCTTCGACGACGCGCCGCAGGCGCTGACCCGCGAGGTCGCGGCCGAACTCTACGGCATCGAGGCCAAGGATGCCGGCGCCGAAGCGCTGGACGCGCTCGACGCCATCGCCGCCTCCGAAGCGAAGCGCGCCCGTGAGAAGACCGCCTGA
- a CDS encoding MexH family multidrug efflux RND transporter periplasmic adaptor subunit gives MKRFVLLVVVAALAGGGYYAYRNQRSSGQQAQASAVTGPRAVPVEVASVEIGTVSEEVEALGTLAADESVIIAPEIAGRVVALGFKEGERVKAGQELVKLDTAILDAELKQALADLGLARDTNERLRGLVSRGSGTQVALDESTARLAATEARVQLGKAKLAQSTIVAPFNGVVGLRSVGVGDYVSVGKPLLVLTSIDPIKIDFRVPEIYLSRLKVGQPVEMRVDAVPDRKFTGQIYAIDPVVDVNGRAIRLRASIPNADLALKPGLFARLAITIDQRQNAIIVPEMAVVPDAVGKMIYIVDNGKAKRISVELGKRLPGKVEVVSGLKPDMQIITAGQMRLRDGAPIAIKDKIVQTSQL, from the coding sequence ATGAAGCGGTTTGTCCTTCTCGTCGTCGTCGCGGCCCTGGCCGGGGGCGGCTATTACGCTTACCGCAATCAGCGCTCCAGCGGGCAGCAGGCCCAGGCCAGCGCGGTCACCGGGCCGCGTGCCGTGCCGGTCGAGGTCGCTTCCGTTGAGATTGGAACCGTCAGCGAGGAAGTCGAGGCGCTCGGCACGCTCGCTGCCGACGAATCCGTGATCATCGCTCCCGAAATCGCCGGCCGGGTGGTCGCGCTCGGCTTCAAGGAGGGCGAGCGAGTCAAGGCCGGGCAGGAGTTGGTGAAGCTCGACACCGCGATCCTCGATGCCGAGCTGAAGCAGGCCTTGGCCGATCTCGGCCTGGCGCGCGATACGAATGAGCGACTGCGGGGGCTGGTCTCGCGCGGCTCCGGCACGCAGGTCGCTCTTGACGAGTCGACCGCCCGGCTCGCCGCCACCGAAGCCCGCGTCCAGCTCGGCAAGGCCAAGCTCGCGCAGTCGACCATCGTGGCGCCGTTCAACGGCGTCGTCGGCCTGCGCTCCGTCGGCGTCGGCGACTATGTCTCCGTCGGCAAGCCGCTGCTCGTGCTGACCAGCATCGATCCGATCAAGATCGACTTCCGCGTTCCCGAGATCTACCTCAGCCGCCTCAAGGTCGGCCAGCCGGTAGAGATGCGGGTCGATGCCGTGCCGGACCGGAAGTTCACGGGCCAGATCTACGCGATCGATCCGGTGGTTGATGTGAACGGGCGGGCGATCCGGCTGCGCGCCAGCATCCCGAACGCGGATCTCGCGCTCAAGCCCGGCCTCTTCGCCCGCCTGGCGATCACCATCGATCAGCGCCAGAACGCGATCATCGTGCCGGAAATGGCGGTCGTGCCGGATGCCGTCGGCAAGATGATTTATATCGTCGACAACGGGAAGGCGAAGCGCATCAGCGTCGAATTGGGCAAGCGCCTGCCGGGCAAGGTCGAGGTCGTCAGCGGGTTGAAGCCCGACATGCAGATCATCACCGCCGGCCAGATGCGGCTGCGTGACGGCGCCCCCATCGCGATCAAGGACAAGATCGTCCAGACGAGCCAGCTCTAG
- a CDS encoding Phosphonate ABC transporter substrate-binding protein has translation MLTRRHTLKLAAAGLALAATPAFAQDWKAKYPELVFAIIPSENASGVVERYTPFVNYLAKELGTKVTLRIANDYAAIIEGQRAGNIHIGMYGPASFARARMTGAKVDAFAIETNLDGTKGYHSVFYVKKDSPYQKVEDLKGKNLGLVDPNSTSGNNVPRFALNGMKIEPETFFSKVVYTGSHENAIIALQQGTVDVAANWWNDEQESNLQRMSRKNMVKADDFRIIYKSEQIVNSPMAYLTDLPEDLKAKIRDAVLNLATKDKAAFDKIYEGKQGPLVAVDNKAYDPIIELNKFVDDLRKKKSS, from the coding sequence ATGCTGACCCGTCGTCATACCCTCAAGCTCGCCGCCGCCGGCCTGGCGCTCGCCGCCACCCCGGCTTTCGCCCAGGACTGGAAGGCGAAATATCCCGAGCTCGTCTTCGCGATCATCCCCTCCGAGAACGCCTCGGGCGTGGTCGAGCGCTACACCCCCTTCGTGAACTATCTCGCGAAGGAGCTCGGCACCAAGGTCACGCTGCGCATCGCCAACGATTACGCCGCGATCATCGAGGGCCAGCGCGCCGGCAACATCCATATCGGCATGTACGGCCCGGCCTCCTTCGCCCGCGCCCGCATGACGGGCGCCAAGGTCGATGCCTTCGCGATCGAGACCAATCTCGACGGCACCAAGGGCTATCACTCGGTCTTCTATGTGAAGAAGGATTCGCCCTATCAGAAGGTCGAGGACCTCAAGGGCAAGAATCTCGGCCTCGTCGACCCCAACTCGACCTCCGGCAACAACGTGCCGCGCTTCGCGCTGAACGGCATGAAGATCGAGCCGGAAACCTTCTTCTCCAAGGTCGTCTACACGGGCAGCCACGAGAACGCGATCATCGCGCTCCAGCAGGGCACGGTCGACGTCGCCGCCAACTGGTGGAACGACGAGCAGGAGTCGAACCTGCAGCGCATGTCGCGCAAGAACATGGTCAAGGCCGACGACTTCCGGATCATCTACAAGTCCGAGCAGATCGTGAACTCGCCGATGGCCTATCTCACGGACCTGCCTGAGGACCTCAAGGCCAAGATCCGCGACGCGGTGCTCAACCTCGCCACCAAGGACAAGGCCGCCTTCGACAAGATCTATGAAGGCAAGCAGGGTCCGCTCGTCGCCGTCGACAACAAGGCCTACGACCCGATCATCGAGCTGAACAAGTTCGTCGACGACCTGCGCAAGAAGAAGTCGTCGTAA
- a CDS encoding TetR/AcrR family transcriptional regulator, protein MPKSLRRNGAKARLLDAAQDETAPAKSPATERARPAKHHAITRAAAETFLAEGFERASLDQIAYRAGVSKQTIYSHFADKEALFKAICTNLTETLTAPLQLNAPAADLRAALIRLGEDMLKLMLRPASLDLHRLVVSAAPRFPELGRVAYEAGAKRMSDAIAALLVERARLGRDIARPLAPAEAQRLAEQFVGMLRGLHQLRGLLGVKPMPAGQRKAYVAACVDTLLGAL, encoded by the coding sequence GTGCCGAAATCCCTCCGGCGAAACGGCGCCAAGGCCCGTCTGCTGGACGCCGCCCAAGACGAAACCGCTCCGGCCAAATCCCCGGCGACCGAGCGCGCGCGCCCCGCCAAGCACCATGCGATCACCCGCGCCGCCGCGGAAACTTTCCTCGCGGAGGGCTTCGAGCGCGCGAGCCTCGACCAGATCGCATACCGGGCCGGTGTCTCCAAACAGACGATCTACAGCCATTTCGCCGATAAGGAAGCGCTCTTCAAGGCGATTTGCACCAACCTCACGGAAACGTTGACGGCGCCGTTGCAGCTGAACGCTCCGGCTGCCGATCTCCGCGCTGCCCTAATCCGCCTCGGCGAGGACATGCTCAAGCTGATGCTGCGCCCCGCATCGCTCGATCTGCACCGGCTGGTGGTGAGCGCCGCCCCGCGTTTCCCAGAGCTCGGCCGGGTCGCCTATGAGGCCGGCGCCAAGAGAATGAGCGACGCCATCGCCGCTCTGCTTGTCGAACGCGCACGACTCGGCCGCGACATCGCCCGCCCGCTCGCCCCGGCGGAGGCGCAGCGCCTCGCCGAGCAGTTCGTCGGCATGCTGCGCGGCCTGCATCAGCTGCGTGGCCTGCTCGGCGTCAAGCCGATGCCTGCCGGGCAGCGCAAGGCCTATGTCGCCGCCTGCGTCGACACGCTTCTGGGCGCCCTCTGA
- the phnJ gene encoding carbon-phosphorus lyase core complex subunit PhnJ → MTIHQMPADDTKPAYNYAYLDEQTKRMIRRALLKAVAVPGYQVPFGSREMPLARGWGTGGIQITAAIIGPADTLKVIDQGADDTTNAVSIRKFFERTADARTCEATNEATIIQTRHRIPEAPLKSGQVMVYQVPMPEPLRRLEPREAETRKMHAWAEYGLMQVKLYEDIARYGEITKTYDYPVMVNGRYVMAPSPIPKFDNPKMHMSPALQLFGAGREKRIYALPPHTSVKSLDFEDHPFRIQSWTQPCGLCGAADSYLDEVVIDDRGGRMFVCSDSHYCETRRAEGHRGTMLGDAAASGLVEETTP, encoded by the coding sequence ATGACCATCCATCAAATGCCGGCGGACGATACGAAGCCGGCTTACAACTACGCCTATCTCGACGAGCAGACCAAGCGAATGATCCGTCGCGCTTTGCTCAAGGCGGTCGCGGTGCCCGGCTATCAGGTGCCGTTCGGCTCGCGCGAGATGCCCCTGGCCCGTGGCTGGGGCACCGGCGGCATCCAGATCACCGCCGCGATCATCGGCCCGGCCGATACGCTCAAGGTGATCGACCAGGGCGCCGACGACACCACCAATGCCGTCTCGATCCGCAAGTTCTTCGAGCGCACGGCCGATGCCCGCACCTGCGAGGCGACCAATGAGGCGACGATCATCCAGACCCGCCACCGCATCCCGGAAGCGCCGCTGAAGAGCGGCCAGGTCATGGTCTATCAGGTGCCGATGCCGGAGCCGCTGCGCCGGCTGGAACCGCGCGAGGCCGAGACCCGCAAGATGCACGCCTGGGCCGAATACGGGCTGATGCAGGTCAAGCTCTACGAGGACATCGCCCGCTATGGCGAGATCACCAAGACCTATGACTACCCGGTCATGGTCAACGGTCGCTATGTGATGGCGCCCTCGCCCATCCCCAAATTCGACAACCCGAAGATGCACATGTCGCCCGCGCTGCAGTTGTTCGGTGCCGGCCGCGAGAAGCGCATCTACGCGCTGCCGCCCCATACCAGCGTGAAGAGCCTCGATTTCGAGGATCACCCCTTCCGCATCCAGAGCTGGACCCAGCCCTGCGGGCTCTGCGGCGCGGCCGACAGCTATCTCGACGAGGTCGTGATCGACGACCGGGGCGGGCGCATGTTCGTCTGCTCCGACAGCCATTATTGCGAGACCCGCCGGGCGGAAGGCCATCGCGGCACGATGCTGGGCGATGCGGCCGCGAGCGGCCTGGTCGAGGAGACCACCCCATGA
- a CDS encoding conserved exported hypothetical protein (Evidence 4 : Unknown function but conserved in other organisms), with protein MKQTFAIAAALSLIACVSLSAPAWAKREANDPRRQCREAIQKANGLDKDAKVSRKDLDRCVANGGKL; from the coding sequence ATGAAGCAGACCTTCGCCATCGCCGCCGCCCTTTCCCTTATCGCCTGCGTGTCGCTGTCCGCTCCCGCCTGGGCCAAGCGCGAGGCGAACGATCCACGTCGGCAATGCCGCGAGGCCATCCAGAAGGCGAATGGACTCGACAAGGATGCCAAGGTCTCGCGCAAGGACCTCGATCGCTGCGTCGCCAATGGCGGCAAGCTCTGA
- the phoT gene encoding Phosphonate ABC transporter, permease protein PhnE: MSLALTTAERADILNRHAAAIRGSLRTKLATIGTIAALLGLFLYGLSTLETSLWKIVAGLSNLGSFVVLMLPPDPGSWARAVIFVQALFETIAIAFLGTVLAAILALPLGFIAARNVVANRVVHFLARRSLDTIRGVDALIWALIWVNVVGLGPFAGMLAIMTSDLGAFGKLYSEAIEAADRKPVEGISSVGGGKAHEIRFGLLPQVLPVIASQVLYYIESNTRSSTIIGIVGAGGIGLYLAETIRTLEWQQVSFLILLILAAVSAIDFLSGKLRFAIIGRRSG; the protein is encoded by the coding sequence ATGAGCCTCGCCCTCACCACGGCCGAGCGCGCCGACATCCTGAACCGCCACGCGGCGGCGATCCGCGGCTCGCTCAGGACGAAGCTCGCGACCATCGGCACCATCGCCGCTCTGCTCGGCCTCTTCCTCTACGGGCTTTCGACGCTCGAGACCTCGCTCTGGAAGATCGTCGCGGGCCTAAGCAATCTCGGCTCCTTCGTCGTGCTGATGCTGCCGCCCGATCCCGGCTCCTGGGCGCGTGCCGTCATCTTCGTACAGGCGCTGTTCGAGACCATCGCCATCGCCTTCCTCGGTACGGTGCTCGCCGCCATCCTCGCTTTGCCGCTCGGCTTCATCGCGGCGCGCAACGTCGTCGCCAACCGCGTCGTGCATTTCCTCGCCCGCCGCTCGCTCGACACGATTCGCGGCGTCGATGCGCTGATCTGGGCGCTGATCTGGGTGAATGTCGTGGGCCTCGGCCCCTTCGCCGGCATGCTCGCGATCATGACCAGCGATCTCGGCGCCTTCGGCAAGCTCTATTCGGAAGCGATCGAGGCGGCCGACCGCAAGCCGGTCGAGGGCATATCCTCCGTCGGCGGCGGCAAGGCGCATGAGATCCGCTTCGGCCTGCTGCCCCAGGTCCTGCCGGTGATCGCAAGCCAGGTGCTCTACTACATCGAGTCGAACACGCGCTCCTCGACCATCATCGGCATCGTCGGCGCGGGCGGCATCGGCCTCTATCTCGCCGAAACGATCCGCACGCTGGAATGGCAGCAGGTCTCCTTCCTGATCCTGCTGATCCTCGCCGCCGTCTCGGCCATCGACTTCCTGTCGGGCAAGCTGCGCTTCGCGATCATCGGCAGACGCTCCGGCTGA
- the phnH gene encoding carbon-phosphorus lyase core complex subunit PhnH, whose amino-acid sequence MPAETMIAPGFSDPVFQSQAAFRALLAALSEPGTLQNVANEIAPPEGLTTATATALLTLADYETPVWLPQALRHGPAGAWLRFHCGTALVDDPTGAVFAVIDGAADEPKLSAFKLGTDQFPDRSTTVIVQVAGLQGGAAITLAGPGIPGSRTIAPRGLRSGFTDELRENGALYPLGVDVLLTHGERLIGLPRSTQIEEAR is encoded by the coding sequence ATGCCGGCTGAAACCATGATCGCTCCCGGCTTCTCCGATCCGGTCTTCCAGTCGCAGGCCGCCTTCCGCGCCCTGCTCGCCGCGCTCTCCGAACCCGGCACGCTGCAGAACGTCGCGAACGAGATCGCGCCGCCGGAAGGTCTCACGACCGCGACGGCCACCGCCTTGCTGACGCTTGCCGATTACGAAACGCCGGTCTGGCTGCCGCAAGCCCTGCGCCACGGCCCTGCCGGCGCCTGGCTGCGCTTCCATTGCGGCACCGCGCTTGTCGACGATCCCACTGGAGCCGTCTTCGCGGTCATCGACGGCGCGGCGGATGAACCGAAGCTCTCGGCCTTCAAACTCGGCACCGACCAGTTCCCGGATCGCTCGACAACCGTGATCGTGCAGGTTGCGGGCCTTCAAGGTGGCGCCGCCATCACGCTCGCCGGCCCCGGCATTCCCGGCTCCCGGACGATCGCACCGCGGGGCCTGCGCTCCGGCTTTACCGATGAACTGCGCGAGAACGGCGCGCTCTACCCGCTCGGCGTCGATGTCCTGCTCACCCATGGTGAGCGCCTGATCGGCCTGCCGCGCTCGACGCAAATCGAGGAGGCTCGCTGA
- the phnI gene encoding carbon-phosphorus lyase core complex subunit PhnI — MYVAVKGGEAAILATHDLVAEARRGDPAVPEISVAQIREQQALACARVMNEGSLYDQDLAALALKQAQGDVIEAAFLMRAYRTTLPRFGSSEPLDTAQMAIRRRVSATYKDLPGGQVLGPTYDYTHRLFDFALMDAPAVMARLDPAISERDSTGASVSGDARVKPEHDGLKAPLDATMPRVPDILGAEGLMEAEEPPEGDPRPFDLTRDPVSFPADRDVRLQSMARGDEGFLLGLGYSVQRGFGGTHPFVGEVRVGEVAVEFVPEELGFAVDLGDITLTECQMVNQFQGSKEVPPQFTRGYGLVFGHSERKAMSMSLVDRALKARDFGEATNYPAQQDEFVLYHADNVEAAGFVEHLKLPHYVDFQGELELIRRIRREREERLAQEQNVMPEAAE; from the coding sequence ATGTATGTCGCAGTGAAAGGCGGCGAAGCCGCCATCCTCGCCACGCATGATCTCGTCGCCGAAGCGCGCCGGGGCGATCCGGCCGTGCCGGAAATCTCGGTCGCCCAGATCCGCGAGCAGCAGGCGCTGGCCTGCGCCCGCGTTATGAACGAGGGCTCGCTCTACGATCAGGACCTCGCCGCGCTGGCGCTGAAGCAGGCGCAGGGCGACGTGATCGAGGCCGCTTTCCTGATGCGGGCCTATCGCACCACGCTGCCGCGCTTCGGCTCCTCCGAGCCGCTCGACACCGCCCAGATGGCGATCCGCCGCCGGGTCTCGGCAACCTACAAGGATCTGCCCGGCGGGCAGGTGCTCGGCCCGACCTATGACTACACGCATCGGCTGTTTGATTTCGCCTTGATGGACGCTCCAGCCGTCATGGCCAGGCTTGACCCGGCCATCTCGGAACGAGACAGCACTGGCGCCTCCGTGTCCGGAGATGCTCGGGTCAAGCCCGAGCATGACGGCCTGAAAGCCCCGCTCGACGCGACCATGCCGCGTGTGCCCGACATCCTCGGCGCCGAAGGCCTGATGGAAGCGGAGGAGCCGCCGGAAGGCGATCCGCGTCCCTTCGACCTGACGCGCGATCCCGTCTCCTTCCCGGCCGACCGCGACGTGCGCCTGCAATCCATGGCGCGCGGCGACGAGGGTTTCCTGCTCGGCCTCGGCTATTCCGTGCAGCGCGGCTTCGGCGGCACGCATCCCTTCGTCGGCGAGGTCCGCGTCGGCGAGGTTGCGGTCGAATTCGTGCCGGAGGAGCTCGGCTTCGCGGTCGATCTCGGCGACATCACCCTGACCGAATGCCAGATGGTCAACCAGTTCCAGGGCTCGAAGGAGGTGCCGCCGCAATTCACCCGCGGCTACGGCCTCGTCTTCGGCCATAGCGAGCGCAAGGCGATGTCGATGTCGCTGGTCGACCGCGCCTTGAAGGCTCGCGATTTCGGCGAGGCCACCAACTACCCGGCGCAGCAAGACGAATTCGTCCTCTACCACGCCGACAATGTCGAGGCGGCCGGCTTCGTCGAGCATCTGAAGCTGCCGCACTATGTCGATTTCCAAGGCGAGCTCGAACTGATCCGCCGCATCCGCAGGGAGCGCGAGGAGCGGCTTGCTCAGGAGCAGAACGTCATGCCGGAGGCTGCGGAATGA